One segment of Danio aesculapii chromosome 3, fDanAes4.1, whole genome shotgun sequence DNA contains the following:
- the LOC130221576 gene encoding zinc finger protein 382-like, whose translation MNVMNTTDFQTQLTSILELLAKSAVAEISKLFEENSLLLRLEISRCTNENESLKKKCNFLESELQSARKTAGKTNEAPFSRTGLTGSARRPSIDNVFSKEWCMNFWRHEESNAGEQEDAHQDSSGMAEDPVSLLDDEEDEEPDMIMIKEETFEDCSGKNKPDEEEMSSLTGPAMSSDERCNDQNCEDYITYTVPSDEQAQLNVQQPQPEEQSLHGTISTHGHNTTEQNFPSTHNPTSVSEEKRFECVFCQRTFNKLTYLKAHMRTHSGEKPFVCTVCGKRFAQKTYLRIHQRTHSGERPYSCMECGKSFAQKSSLNVHLRSHTGEKPYSCSECGKSYAYKQGFNTHQCFS comes from the exons ATGAACGTCATGAATACAACTGATTTTCAGACGCAGTTAACATCAATACTGGAACTGTTAGCGAAAAGCGCTGTTGCTGAAATAAGCAAACTATTCGAGGAGAATTCATTGTTGCTGCGATTGGAGATTTCACGATGTACAAACGAAAATGAATCTCTGaaaaagaaatgtaattttttggagAGTGAACTTCAGTCTGCCCGGAAAACCGCTGGAAAGACGAACGAAGCTCCGTTCAGCCGCACTGGACTTACAG GGTCTGCACGACGCCCTTCCATCGACAATGTGTTTAGTAAGGAATGGTGCATGAACTTCTGGAGACACGAGGAGTCAAATGCTGGAGAGCAAGAGGATGCACATCAGGACTCTTCGGGCATGGCAGAAGAT CCAGTAAGTTTGCTGGATGATGAAGAGGATGAAGAGCCAGATATGATCATGATCAAGGAGGAGACATTTGAAGATTGCTCTGGGAAGAATAAACCTGACGAAGAAGAAATGAGCAGTTTGACAG GACCAGCAATGTCAAGTGATGAGAGATGTAATGACCAGAACTGTGAAGATTACATCACATACACTGTGCCTTCAGATGAACAAGCCCAATTGAACGTACAGCAGCCACAACCAGAAGAGCAAAGTCTTCACGGGACGATTTCAACACACGGACACAACACAACAGAGCAAAATTTTCCCAGCACACACAACCCCACGAGTGTTTCAGAAGAGAAaaggtttgagtgtgtgttttgtcaAAGAACTTTCAACAAACTAACCTACCTAAAAGCACACATGCGAACACACTCTGGAGAAAAGCCTTTTGTCTGTACTGTGTGTGGTAAAAGATTTgcgcaaaaaacgtacctccgaATACACCAGCGCACACACTCCGGTGAAAGGCCGTACTCGTGCAtggagtgtggaaagagttttgcccAAAAAAGCTCTCTAAACGTGCATCTCCGAAGCCACACCGGTGAAAAGCCGTACAGCTGTTCAGAGTGCGGTAAAAGTTACGCGTACAAACAGGGTTTCAATACACACCAGTGCTTTAGTTAG
- the LOC130220577 gene encoding zinc finger protein 665, whose protein sequence is MLCVGSERRDERTRFTKKGSARGVHNTPLHLRANRGRRASLLKDFWKGLVLQFVDRRNESRGDEMAIDVDFTLQKLPLTLVDQLIAPIDDPLEYGGPCILSSQLSEEHNDQFPSEAQENEEEAEVYAATTAGHRVKRQRVQKLPKSISYYDEENLFLLQNAGQRRQRFPKIKTNEKFRCEVCGRCFHSNTNLLVHYAVHTGEKPYKCSFCEKGFSQKGNLQAHERIHRGEKPFSCVICGRSFTQKVCLRNHERIHRGEKPFTCMTCGKGFTQKVTLQQHLAVHDKTTKRVRRKPRKNHCDLDFSFM, encoded by the exons ATGCTGTGTGTCGGGAGCGAAAGGCGAGACGAACGCACGCGCTTCACAAAGAAAGGAAGCGCGCGCGGCGTCCACAACACACCGCTCCATTTGCGTGCAAACCGAGGAAG GAGAGCATCCCTCCTCAAGGATTTTTGGAAAGGACTGGTGCTCCAGTTTGTGGATCGGAGGAATGAGTCCAGAGGAGATGAGATGGCGATCGACGTCGACTT CACCCTACAGAAGCTGCCACTGacgctggtggaccagttgattGCACCAATAGACGACCCTTTGGAATATGGTGGTCCATGTATTCTCAGTTCTCAGCTTTCAGAAGAGCACAATGACCAGTTTCCCTCTGAGGCCCAGGAGAACGAAGAAGAAGCAGAAGTATACGCTGCAACCACTGCTGGACATCGTGTGAAAAGACAACGGGTACAGAAGCTGCCAAAGAGCATTAGCTATTACGATGAGGAGAATTTATTTCTTCTCCAAAACGCTGGCCAGAGAAGACAACGCTTTCCAAAGATCAAAACAAATGAGAAGTTTCGTTGTGAGGTCTGTGGAAGATGCTTTCATTCCAACACTAATCTCTTGGTGCATTACGCGGTCCACACAGGAGAAAAGCCTTATAAATGTAGCTTCTGTGAAAAGGGGTTCTCCCAGAAAGGGAATTTACAAGCTCATGAGCGCATCCATCGAGGAGAAAAACCTTTCAGTTGTGTTATCTGTGGCAGGAGCTTCACCCAGAAGGTCTGCCTGCGCAACCATGAACGCATCCACAGAGGAGAGAAACCTTTTACTTGTATGACCTGTGGAAAAGGGTTCACTCAAAAAGTCACCCTTCAACAACACCTCGCTGTCCATGACAAAACAACCAAACGAGTTCGAAGGAAACCACGGAAAAACCACTGTGATTTAGACTTCAGCTTTATGTAG